ACACACATCCACATGTCAGGTTGCTTAATAGTACCTGTAACTATTCTGTCATTTCTTTTAAATTTGTCCATTTAgcatttgattaaaaaaatggttAGGGGTATTCACTAGAGGAAATGCACACCCAAGGTGATCCTAAGATTTGAATATTTTCACAGACCAAAACCAACAAAAGTAAACTATCATGGGATGAAAGGTCGGTAAGACAAAGTTCGGAAATGCCGGCGCTCGAGCGCTCGACGTGCGCACGCGTGTCGAGCGcctcgcgcagccgccgcccacgcccccACCACGTGTCCCCACAACGCACGCCCGTTGTAACAGACGCCCGGATATAACGGAAACACCCTATAAGGAgatcgtttcattttttgttacaCTAATAATATTTCAGCTAGTGCAttcatgatgtttcactatgtatggatcaaaagTTGCAGTGGATTTTTGATATAGTTCAATAATTTCATCTTAATGGACACGTGGGTTGTTGATGTACACGGGGATTAAGTGTTGTAATGGCTTCAAATCGTTTGTTGCATACATTGAACTAAATTGTTTCATCTAGCGATCTTATCGTGTTTCACTtcttttaagaattgaaacattctttcactATTTATTGAAACACATTGTTCTTATAAGAAACAGCGTCCAATTTTTGGAaaccgttgtttcatacgttgtagTAAAATGTTTCATGAGGTGGTTTGTTGTCTTCCAGCTATTTAAAAGAataaaacattttcgatctacttccTGAAATAATTTCGATGTACTTAGCGAAACAACGCCagatttttgaagaaaaaaaaattttgggcaCCCAATTTGTGGGCTCGTCCCATAAACTTGGCCAATAATTGCCAAAAGTTCGATTCCGCATCACCCAGCACAGGCACAGAAAGTGGACACTCACATTCCACATTTCATCGAACATACCGACTACTCTAGTCGCAATGTGTATTGAAAATTCGAGAGGGGAGTGCACATACGGGTGAAAGCATAGCGGCGACCATGTCGTAGACGGTGCCCGCGACACCGGTGAAACCTGCAGCTCGCGCGCGCTCCTCGTACTGCTGCAGGTAGGCCAGGCGCGGGCCCTTCTCCACCACCCCCGCGACTGCCGAGCGGTCGCCTGCCCCACCCTCggaccgccggcgccgctcggcGAGAGAGAACGCGCGcgtgctggaggaggaggaggaggtggtggtggcgcggggGTAGCgtgcggcgccggtgaggggaaaaacggaggaggcggaggtggaggcggaggtggagggggtGGCCATCGTGGGCTCGTGGCCGGGGTTCTCCGGAAATGGGAGCAAAAGAGGGGTTTTTGGATAAGGATCTCGGCTTTTGAGTTTTGACGAGAAAATCAAAGCGCGTGTGGTTGGAATTTAGGGGGATTTTATtggaattaaattaatttcatttttttgaaaaaaaaaatttcaggaTATTGTATGTTGAGGATATCTGACCTGTGCAAGATCTTGCTCATCTCTATCCCATTTTTGGATTGCTTGCTGTAGATATTTGATAGCAGCAGGGTAAAATTTTCTCCGTAGCATGACTGCTCCAAGCTCAAAATACTCAGTAGCACTTGCATCACCACTTCTCACTTGTTCCTAGCAAAGATTTATGGTAGGTTTCAGTCCATCTGACAGATCACAGGTCAGagatcaaaattttcaattaagAGGTCACCACATAGGACATGGCAGTAATATCCATTATGAAACAAGCAGCATCAACTATAAATTCATATCTACAAAGAAAAACTGTTTCAGTAACTCCTATGAACaagtctatctatctatacctatactaattgggCACTTTCTACAAGCTCTCACGTTAATCAGAAAAATCTAACCGTTTATTAAATAGATCGTGCTATAATAACTGTAGATCGTAAAATATATCTGAACTTAGTTAGTATCGTGGGCCATGGTAAGGCCCATCTAATAGGCGGGCAGATAGTAACGGGAGATCGATCAGATGCATCTATAGAAAGATTCTATCTGTGAGATGAGGCACGAAAAAAGATGGAACTCAAGAAAGCGATTTGAGATGCTCCAGGTTTGCCCTCATCCAGATCAATGACTATTTGGTATTTAAGTGCACATATGTAGATTTCTCATGCCATCGTCCAATCCTTTCGGTACAGGCTGCGGAGAAAACAAGCAGATGTGCATGTAGTTACGACTAATGCCTGATCATGTTAAATATTAATGGATTGATTAAGCAGAATAATCGCATGCGACAGCATCCAGGTGATGACCCTTGGTTGGTAATGGTTTCCTGTTAGTACGTGGAAAAGGAAATTTACAAGACACCATATGGCCATGTCCGACAGTTGAGTACGATACACCGAACAAGATTCATCTATGTCGCTGCATGCCCGCATCGATATGCAATATATAAAGGTATTGAATTCTTAATTTGATGTATTATGTATGTTCTATGGGGCCTATTCAAGAGATACAgctgattttttattttgattgaCATAATGGATCATATATGTCGAGCGAATGATTTGTTTTATCATAAGTGTGCTGTTCAGTTAATTAGGTCGATTAACATAACAAATTTCCATGGTCACTATAAAAATAGAGttatttaatattaattttGAACAGAACATATACAgatctatatttttctatatacaAACTAGcaactaataattaattttcCATATATCCTGTTTGTTTAtctatatgcatatatgtaaacCGTGGCTTATTGTTGATATTCATGTCATTGGATTTTTATCATTACACCCATGTTTTCTCTTAAACAATAGATTGCTAATAAAATAAATGCAGCCTATAGATCATATTGAGAATTTATGTTAAATAAAGCATACCTTCGGAAATCCTGAGGAGTAttctttatttcattttttttacattaagCTTTGACGGCGAATAGAGTACAAGTTGATGCTTATTAATTACTAGGTTTGAAATATTGAATTAATCAAAACAATATATTGAAACTGCACCATGAGAAAAATATGCAGTgattaattcctaattttaatattatttattaaatAATGAAAATCATATAACTTACACTCCAAACCAAGCTATATACAACTCAGTACTTGCTAATTATGAATCggaaaatataaatcatggaAAGTCTATAAAAGATGCTCCAAGCCAAGTACAACTCAATACTTATCAAGaaataaattctaaattaaGACTCCAACACAAAAATTAATAAGTGCAACTATATACTTATTAATTCCAAATTTGCAAATTATTaaacaaaaaatagaaaattacaTAAGAAACATTAACTagggtgtgtgtgtgcgcgcgcgtgtgtgtgtattagtttttattttttggaactataatataacttttTTACATATAACTTCCAACAAAACATGTTCCTATCATACTGACTGACCGTATATTATATTCATAATTTCTGTAAAATAAATGCCATAGGAGATGCCATGGATTATTTAGAATCAGTTTTTCCAAAAGTCacaattaataaatatatagttgTATCTATTTGGAATTTTGAACAgaaactttatttttaattttcaaatttcaaaactgATAATTACAAATTGTTTATGGCATGTACTCTTCATTCTATACGCTATAAGTTTGGAATTCATTGGACTCTTTATATATACTATAAATAATAATAACCCATGCAAGGCACGGGTTGGCAACTAGTAGCATCAATTATAGGAGGATCTTTCCCTACAATGACCTTGTGTTACCCTGATATGAGGATTTACACTCTATGTCTGCTGCACAAGATTATCAATACTAGTTGATTTCTTCCATTGCTCATTATGTACAAAAAACTTAACTATTGCACATTCAGAGCTCACTGTTATTCTGATaggtttttaatataaaattgacCTGGTGGTACTACAGTTGGAAGTAGTGTTGGCAGCACATTTACCTGCAACTCTTTGGCAGAAAGATCAAGCTCTCTACGGACAAGAACTTGACGAATGACAAAAAATGTACCAGCTCCAAGAAGACCAAGTAGTATGAGAAGATAAGACAACTGAATTCCAAGCTCAAATAGCTCCCCAACCTCATAAACCATGTTTATATTTGTTCCTTCACTAGCCTGTGCTGTTTGTGCAAAACTTAACCATGCCATAGTGCAACATGGAAGTGTACCAAGTTGCAGCAGCGATTTGCTGCATCTCCTCATGCCAAAAGCTTCTGGTGAAAAGGCACATTGTACAGACATAAATCAGCAAAACAAAATTGTATCCAACTGGATGGCGACTAGATATttatagagttcttttttttttagaaaacaggagggagaagaggcccccaaGTTTCACTTATAGAAACTTATAAACATGCTCACAAGGTAATTTTATTGAAGTAGATAGTAGcctaaccaattttgccttttgTTTTATATATGGAAGATAGTAATTTTCAAACACAGCTCATAACATTTTATTTAACAAGATAATTTAACACCAAGAAGCCTAGGACTATACACAAGTTTATATTTTTAGTTAACTACATAAGCATCATTTTCCAACTTCTACCTTTTATTTCTCATATAATTCTAGCGAGTATATATGATCCGTGAGTACTTTTAAAAGATTACACAAGAGAAAGAGGAAGTCACATAGCAAGCACTGAACTATGGCGCAACAACACCAAAACCAAAAGGAAAGAAACCTAAGCTAAAGCAGATAAGCCACAAACTACAACCAAGTAGTATGATAAAGAACTCCATTATCCACGTGTTGAATATTATCAACCTTAAGAACGAGGACTGCTTATATGTGCAGTGCTTAATCTCTACACTTTAACTATGAAACCACATTCTCAGTGAAACaagaaaattatattatttaaatacACCGTTATGCCAAAATCCAAATAGTAAGGGCGTTATACTGGCACAATTACGTGGGAACACGGACATCTTATAGAAGGAACTAACCTTGTATTTTTGCTGGACGAAAAGTATCCGCTTCACTTTTGATGCTCTGCCTTCCTTAGCAATAAGGAAACAAATCTCCAATAAGATTTGGTTTGAAATTGGAACACAGTGGAAAAGGTACAATTGGATTTGAAAGATAGGTTAATGAAATGATCAACTTTATGTTTGTGAAAACACCCATACAAGTTCAACAAGTTCAAGAACATGCCTACACATGTTAAGTACCTAAGCAGGCTTACAGTTTCACTATACTAttcaaatgcagaataaatcaGAAGCCATAATAATTAAAGTTGTCCATGGGGAAATCTTATAAAACAAAGATTGAACTACCAAACCACAAAATCTCACAAATACCTTCGGAAGCTAACCCAAAGACAGGTAATTATCCTGAATCAGAACATGTAggtttgctatttttttcttcgcagggaaaaaaaaaacacaagatcTAGCCAAACCTTGCAAATACCATACTTATACCTCTCCATAGCTGCAAGAATCTCCATGCCCTTGGTAGTAAGATCATTCTTGGCAAAAACATGGACTAAAGCCACAAAGTTTTCGCGTAAAGGGTGCATCCCAGAACTTAGCTCTCTTCTAAGAGATTGCATCTGTATTAAATAAATATAACATTAACATTTCATAAACCCTGTGAATGTATCTCGTAGAATAAATATCTTTACATTAGCTTCTCAATTATACTGATTATACATGAGAGGAAAGAAAGTTCTGCAGAAATAGTAATTAAGCACTTGCTACAAAGTTACATATTGGGCCTACCATAATCTTAGATCCATCACCAAAATAAAGGACATGACCAAACACACTTAACTTACTGCAGATGTGATTCCAGAACTAACACGCATCCACATGACAGGTTGTTTAATATCTGTAACAGTTCTGTCATTTCTTTTTTTGGAcgtaagaaaatatttttttgacgtAAGTTCTGTCATTTCTTTTAAATATGCCCATTTAGCATTTGACTAAAAAATGTTTAGGGGCATTCACTAGAGGAGATGCACACCCAAGGTGTTGAACATTTACACGCACCAAAACTAACAGAAATAGATTATCTATCATGGGATCACAGCTCGGGAAGATAAATTAGACCAACAATTACCAAAACGCTCAATCCCGCATCACCCAGCAAACACACACACCGAGTGGACACTCGCATTTCACGTTTCATCAAACACGCGGACTTCGTTAATCGGACAATGCGCACAACGTGATGAGGTGAACTAGTGAAGAATCAATGAAAGAAAAATTCAAGAGGGGGATTGCACATACGGCTCCTTCTGCATTGCCGGAGAGAACGAGACCGTGGAAGGAACGGGGGCCGGGTGAGCGGCCAGCGGCTACCGAGCGgtcgccgcctcccacctcggatAGCCGGCACCGCGGAGTGCGGCGCCGCTCAGCGAGGGCGAAAGCGCGCGTGCTGGAGAAGGCAGAGACGCGGAGGaaacgcgcggcggcggtgaggggaaaggcggaggaggccggcgctggggcgggggcggggccggaggcggaggtggagggggtGGCCATCGTGGCCAGAGTCACACCGGAAATGGGAGCGAGAGGGGTTTTGGGATAAGGATAGCTCGGCTTTTGAGGATAAAACGCCCCATTCTCAAAAGTGTGGGTTTCGAATATTTTAGAGGAACTAGTAACGAACTAACGATACCGTAGGTTGCGTAAAGATTTTTTCAATGATATCACATGTAGTATTAGGAGTTGAGTAATAAACTAATACATTAGGATCGCTATATActttataattaaaaaagttaCTATACTTTATAATTACaaaagttaataaaaaatattttttttggccaAAACCTTTATTCTTTTTAGTCTCAACCTAGTCCACTACCTCTCTTTCTTTGCTCGGTTTGTCTCTATTCAGCTCAGCACGTAAGTAGAGTTGCATGTTCAACTCGCACAGTCTATTACCGTCTTCAACATCTGGAAGTTTATTGTTGTCTTCAACATCCAAAGGTAGTTCTCGTACAATGCTGGAGCCAATCCTCCCTATCAAATTCGGCCGAATCTTTTTCAATCTTCCAAAGTTAGCTTGAGAGTTTTTGTCCACTCGATCTCATCTTCCATTTTTCTCGAAATCGGAACGAATCAAACTAGTCGACCGGCCATCATCGGTGATTGTTAATTAAATTCAGCTAATTAAAACTGAAAGGGGAAATCATGGGGAAAATAATGATAGGGAAGTGGGGAATagatttttgcaatcaattaggctgagttcttttcctcactttcccaactcatctctctcgttttcggCGGGCACACTACTCAAACGgttaaacaatgtgtttttttttcaaaaaaattatacacgaaagttgctttaaaaaattacattaatccatttttcaaaaaattagctaatacttaattaatcatgcgttaatacatactctctccgtcccaaaatataacaacttttagccctcagAATTTGTcgcaaaatataacaacctttTCACCAACAttatcttcccaaccaatcacaactcttcaccattcacttttcccacctacctccactactcatccaatcacaacctccaccactcacttctacctactttcttaataaccgtgtccaaccctaaaacttcttatattctgagacggagggagtacatcgttTTGTGTGCCGGCAGGGATGGCAATGGAGACTCGAACCTCGATGGGAATTACTCTATTACAATATGTAAATGGGCTAAAACGATCTATGCACTGTGCCAACTTTTTTTTGCACTTCAAAAACCTCAAAGGTGTCGgtactgttgacggtcgttatagaccaattttgacagtcaatataactaaaataaaggagaactagttatgcttataatgcatatttattttagaataatatatttccacttgtatttgaagtattatTTGTTTGCAGAGATTAAtgaataaataaagaagtaatGAAGGGAAACTTCACTCCTAAGCAAGCTTAAGGATAgaggggcccacatgttaggtGTAAACGTCATGAAAACCGTTATAATTGCCACAACCGCAAtgaggacccacctgtcagcccccTAACCAAAGCTGGAGGCCTGGGCTGGCCTAGGTTCGGTCGAACCATGCTGAACCCTGGCAGCGATGGCTCAACTCGGCCTCCACGTGGACGCTCCAGATGcactcccaatgacggttgcggGGCATTTCCGATAATTCCAACCGCTATAACCGTCATTAGGAGGCTATATAAAGGGGTCACTTcattcacttcaacacacactcaagcaagacTTGATCTCTCTCTCAACTTTAGTTTAGTGCTCTTGTGCTAAGTGGAGTAGTATATAATAGCTTTCGGAGTCCTCGAGTCTTCGGGGGgaattcgggtatggctctagtagtttttatttcctcttttgtaagactttcgAAAATAACAGAATATTTTCTTTATATATTctcggtactttactttttctGAGTATCGGTTTTACTTTATATCTATGTCGTTATAATTGTGTGGTTAGCCTACCAGAGAGAGGTGCAgtggtgtgggtttaatgtcCGATTATTCGGTTGCTCTATGTCATCCATggggatatagagtagtatttaataatgtgGGCGTGGTGTTTAGATTATTAAATATCATTATTTGGACATATATGCTGCGGGATAGTAGAGGTGAGCCactgatggtgatagctcagtacgggtattccttcATGTTAATATGTATTCCGAAGACAATTCCCTGGGGAGTGTActtctccgtatttagccccgggtggacggccatgacaggttgtcgtaagaaAGTCAGCAACccggggtggtctctcgaaacaccagaAATGCACTGTTAGGGGGCCGCACAATTGTATACTAGTAGATGTAGATTAGAATTgagtgtatattagaagtatagaaaTTGATtgcttttctatttcttcttccacATAGCCTAGGATTTATGAATGAGAGAATCAATGTTCTTCTGtttcgtgtcactctacccaTATATATGATTTAACCCCAGCTTAGACGTAAAGTATATAAATTGTTAGCATAGTTCTCTCTTATAAATCTTCCCTtgagattaaataaatacgataccttggaatacttccgggtgaaatgctaaaatggtatatccgtgcgcttgcagattACTTCTGTGACCATAAATATACCAAGGCTATTTCTGTGCTATTGCTGGAAttcatatttctagtaatatcgttaagaaataccatcaGGTAATCAAATGTGTCATCACCGAATTGTCCATCGAGTTCTTAGCCTCTCCCTATTTCTGCTGCTATGTAGCACTGTTCGAGGTGGACACCACAGAGAGCGTGGTGGAGTCTTGACGTGGATAGCCCGAATGACAACTGTATGCATTGTGAGCGCCCTAAGGGCATTCACAGTGCAAGCTACTCAAAAGGAGGAACCTCAGGCTAAGCTCACACCTCTCCCACAGTGCAAAGTTGCTTCAAGAGTTATCTTAGTTTTTCATGTCAGCCCTTGTCATCTTTTATTTTAGTTCTCACATGTTTTCAAACTACATAACATATAAAATTTAGACTAAACACCCTAAAATCTAGAAAGTAGTATAAAATTTCTCCTTATCCCTAAATCTCTCCGTCCCCAGGCCACCACAACTGCACAACGCAGGCCGGCAGCTTCCCGACCTCCTCCCAACCGGCGGCTCAGAGGGCGGCGCGAGAGCTCGCCGGGGTACCTCCTCTCCCGGCCAgcgacgagggcgacggcggaggcacgAGAGTTCACCGGCCTCTCCtcagagggcgacggcggcggcgcgagagctCAACGACGAGTTCGGCGGCGCGCAAGCGGTGGAGGGGGGACGACGACAGATCCATGGtgcccctcctctcccggcTAGCGGCGGTGGGCAAGGAGGCTGGGgacgcggcgccgcggcggcggattgAGAATGCCGAGGCGGTGTCTCGACGATGAATCCGGCGACGGTGCCGTGGAGGCTGGGGACGCAGCGATGCAGCGACGGATCGAGGAGGCCAAGGTGGTGTCTCGACGACGATTCCGGCGACGGTGCCGTGGAGGCTGGGGACGCGGCGACTGTGTCCTCGGTCTTGTCtccacggcgcgggagcggaggacggcgacgaactCGGCGGCACGGAAGCATGGGATGGCGACGAGCTCGGCGAACCGGAGCGGGAGATGAcaacgagctcggcggcgagctTGGCACCACGGATCTGGCAAGCTGCTAGTCCTCTCCTCGCTCTTTCCTCTccgccctctcctccctcgccatcgccgtgaCCCGACCTGCCCTCTGCCATTATTTCCTATTCTTCGGTTTCTCCCCTTCCTCGTCGGCACTTGGTAgtgtcgccggcgagctccaagCCCACTCGGATGTTGGCATGGTGGCGGGTTGgcggggaagaagagaagaatggGGAAGATTTGAGAGTAGCAGCGGGGACCGCTTCCATTTTCCTTTTCGGGCGTGAGGAACTCGGCACCTAACTGGGAGACACAAACCTTGCTAGGGGACGAGACCcacctctttttctcctctacATCAGCGAGGTAACGCGCCAGCTAGATGCATTGCGAGAGGCCTAAGACGGCGCCACACGCAGGCGTGGTCACGGGTGGAGAGGATCCCGACAAAGGCAACCCGGTGGAGACTTTCCTGGAGGATGATGGCGGCTTCAGGCTAGGTAGGGCGGGCGGCATGGCAGGAAGGAGGTGACGGTGAATCGGTGACGGCACTAGGGCGAGCAAGCATGGAGGGCAGAGGGGGCGGCGATGAGAAGGATGGGAGTATGGCCGTGTGGGACTGACGTGGGTAGCGATAATTGTCCCTAGATGGAAAGGAATTGTTCAGGATGGAATGGGTCCGGGGACGTGGAGGCCATTTGACCATTCGATGCGATTGATTTGGGTTGTCGGATTTAACGAATAAGGTTTGTAGGACTGTAGTTGGTAAACCATAGCGTAGATATAGAAGAAACACACCCAATGTTAGTAATTTTTTTGTTGACCGTGATCATCACAAATCCCCCTTTTAAACCTATGAGCAAAATTTTTAATACTACTATCAGGTATTTGAGAATATATAACACGTAGTAAAAAATTTACTACTATATGTGAGGGATGCATTTTAGCGCATCCCATTCAATTAGTATCCACTTAAATTTGGAACTAAATCCTACCTAAAAGATAGGATTGGTTTCTCAGCTTGAAGACATAAATGGATCATATATTACTTTATACTACTACATCAAATATCACGATATCATTATTTGAGCCAATAAAATCCAGATATTTGGCTCGtggttaaagaaaaaaaaaacccagtaTAGATTTTACTCTCACAGATGGCCCTTATAATCAACATTGCGATTCAAAGGATCATTTACATATTTTCTTAACCTCACCAGTACATACAAATAGAAGGATCAGGATCGACATTGGGAAG
Above is a window of Oryza sativa Japonica Group chromosome 10, ASM3414082v1 DNA encoding:
- the LOC4348816 gene encoding uncharacterized protein isoform X1; translation: MATPSTSASGPAPAPAPASSAFPLTAAARFLRVSAFSSTRAFALAERRRTPRCRLSEVGGGDRSVAAGRSPGPRSFHGLVLSGNAEGAMQSLRRELSSGMHPLRENFVALVHVFAKNDLTTKGMEILAAMERQSIKSEADTFRPAKIQEAFGMRRCSKSLLQLGTLPCCTMAWLSFAQTAQASEGTNINMVYEVGELFELGIQLSYLLILLGLLGAGTFFVIRQVLVRRELDLSAKELQEQVRSGDASATEYFELGAVMLRRKFYPAAIKYLQQAIQKWDRDEQDLAQMQSLRRELSSGVHPLHGNFVALVHVFAKNDLATRCMEILATMERQSIKRELESSRRRMLLAAGAAVFLSWPNLAANAAEAKKGFLPVTDKKDGYSFLYPFGWQEVVVQGQDKVYKDVIEPLESVSVNTIPTSKQDIRELGPPDQVAEALIRKVLAAPTQKTKLIEAKENDVDGRTYYTFEFTAQAPNFTRHALGAIAIANGKFYTLTTGANERRWEKIKDRLHTVVDSFKIEVLQLVWFNGKCRKHGFY